One genomic region from Sphingobacterium multivorum encodes:
- a CDS encoding LytR/AlgR family response regulator transcription factor, producing the protein MNKKSCIVVDDEPAAHYVLVNYIERSTDLQLVAQCYNAFEALEFLRENKVDLIFLDIEMPEINGMEFLKMLDNPPKTILTTAYSEYALESYDYGVVDYLLKPISFPRFFKAVQRFLSYNTVLSPQEEEPKSISIRMDGRIIEVKLSQIDFIQSFGNYVKIVTPGQTFLTASTTQQILTQVPASKFVRIHKSYIASINKVIKYEHGMVQINNTSLPVGITFRRELQERLANK; encoded by the coding sequence ATGAATAAAAAAAGCTGTATCGTGGTTGATGATGAACCTGCCGCGCATTATGTTCTGGTAAATTATATTGAAAGAAGTACTGATCTACAGTTAGTTGCTCAATGTTATAATGCTTTTGAGGCATTGGAGTTTCTTCGGGAGAACAAAGTAGATTTAATCTTCCTGGATATTGAAATGCCCGAAATTAATGGGATGGAGTTTTTGAAGATGCTGGATAATCCACCCAAAACGATTTTGACAACAGCCTATTCCGAATACGCATTGGAGAGTTATGACTATGGCGTTGTCGATTATTTATTAAAACCTATTTCATTCCCCCGTTTTTTTAAGGCTGTTCAACGTTTTTTGTCGTATAATACGGTCCTGTCACCTCAGGAAGAAGAACCCAAATCGATTAGTATACGCATGGATGGTCGTATTATTGAGGTTAAATTATCGCAGATTGATTTTATTCAGAGCTTTGGCAATTACGTAAAAATTGTTACCCCGGGACAAACTTTTTTAACAGCAAGCACCACCCAACAAATTCTCACACAGGTGCCAGCATCAAAGTTTGTCCGTATCCACAAATCCTACATTGCTTCGATCAATAAGGTGATCAAATATGAGCATGGCATGGTGCAGATCAATAATACGTCTTTACCTGTCGGTATAACTT
- a CDS encoding sensor histidine kinase, with the protein MRKVLENKMIQEVVLLIFSFILFTLNDWILILSWKGFLMGVLYFLILYAHAQLNRFFLLPLLLKKNKPLLYILASVATLLIFALILKELTDNVIYKNCFLYKNLVQKTFHYQFGVLLGSLICILGSIQFIEFYRFQRVKTRRELLSNQTQLSHLKKQLNPHFLFNTLNTIYGINLKYPERTSELIIKVSQLLRYQMESSDREFVAMDDEIDFISSYIELERERLGYRTKIEFDYQKEEDINYQIAPMLLITFVENAFKHGTCSIEDCFVHISIKIEKGNLYLHVRNSVPVKKRNVFSAKIGLENTVARLKLLYPNRYKLTTNSKKEEYEVSLVINL; encoded by the coding sequence ATGAGAAAGGTTTTGGAGAACAAGATGATACAGGAAGTCGTCCTATTGATCTTTTCGTTTATCCTCTTTACGTTGAACGACTGGATTTTGATCCTGAGTTGGAAGGGATTTTTGATGGGGGTGCTCTATTTCCTGATCCTTTATGCACATGCGCAACTAAATCGCTTTTTTCTATTGCCATTACTGCTTAAAAAGAATAAACCCCTGTTGTATATTCTGGCTTCGGTGGCAACGCTGCTGATTTTTGCACTGATATTAAAAGAGCTGACGGATAACGTCATTTACAAGAATTGTTTTCTCTACAAGAATCTGGTTCAGAAAACGTTCCATTATCAGTTTGGTGTATTGTTGGGATCCTTGATCTGCATATTGGGCAGTATTCAATTTATAGAATTTTACCGCTTCCAACGGGTGAAGACGCGACGTGAACTGCTTTCGAATCAGACGCAGTTATCGCATTTGAAAAAACAGCTCAATCCACATTTCCTATTCAATACGTTGAATACCATCTATGGCATTAATTTGAAGTATCCGGAACGCACATCCGAATTGATCATCAAAGTTTCCCAGCTGCTTCGTTATCAGATGGAGAGCAGTGATCGGGAATTTGTTGCGATGGATGATGAGATCGATTTTATCTCAAGTTATATCGAACTGGAGCGCGAACGATTAGGATACCGAACAAAAATTGAATTTGACTATCAAAAAGAGGAAGATATCAATTATCAGATAGCGCCAATGTTATTGATTACTTTTGTGGAAAATGCTTTTAAACACGGAACCTGCAGTATTGAAGATTGTTTTGTACATATTTCAATCAAGATTGAAAAAGGGAACTTATATTTGCATGTCCGAAATTCTGTTCCGGTCAAGAAAAGGAATGTGTTTTCAGCAAAAATAGGTTTGGAAAATACAGTGGCTCGATTGAAGCTTTTGTATCCTAATCGGTATAAACTAACGACAAATTCCAAGAAAGAAGAGTATGAGGTGTCATTGGTTATCAATCTTTAA
- a CDS encoding TolC family protein — translation MLKLNLVLSLAVSLATSSSFAQTLTLRDAVEQGLANYGNIKAKEYYLQSSLQTNEQVKRDFWPNLNIVAQQDFGTVNGQNGPLYGFGGLGVASSGAALPEQNWNAAFGALYLANVNWDIYTFGRKKERIELAKSDTKRLQADLGQEQFQHKVKIAAAYLNLLASQRLEKNQQMNLDRALVFLNIAATKVKNGILPGVDSTLASAEVSRAKISLNQASENVKEQNNKLTVLMGIPAKNLQIDTLLVQKTPVQLTPLSDNLIESNPILQFYKSKIELGEQQLKLSTKEYLPTVSAFGVFQTRGSGFKSDYITDLQAYSTNYWQGVRPSRQNYLLGLGINWNLTSIARINKKISAQRFTNDALREEYQTAEAQLAAQLDAADVKIRLARKSDLEAPRQVSAAQQAYNQKMTMYKNGLATLVDVTQTLYTLNRAETDREIVHINLWQSLLLKAAAAGDFDIFNKEL, via the coding sequence ATGCTGAAATTGAATTTAGTGCTGTCATTGGCTGTGTCACTTGCGACATCCTCCTCCTTCGCTCAGACGCTTACACTGCGCGACGCCGTAGAACAGGGTCTTGCAAATTATGGAAATATCAAGGCAAAGGAATATTATCTCCAGTCTTCCCTGCAGACCAATGAACAAGTCAAACGCGACTTTTGGCCCAATCTGAACATCGTAGCGCAACAGGACTTTGGAACAGTCAATGGACAAAATGGTCCACTGTATGGATTTGGCGGACTAGGGGTAGCTTCTTCAGGAGCCGCTCTTCCCGAACAAAATTGGAATGCCGCATTTGGCGCGCTTTACTTAGCCAACGTCAATTGGGACATTTACACCTTTGGACGAAAAAAAGAACGGATCGAATTGGCCAAATCTGATACCAAACGACTACAGGCCGATCTCGGCCAGGAACAGTTCCAGCATAAAGTCAAGATTGCTGCAGCTTACCTCAATTTATTGGCGAGTCAGCGCTTGGAAAAAAATCAACAGATGAACCTCGACCGTGCACTGGTATTTTTAAATATCGCTGCCACGAAAGTAAAAAACGGCATATTGCCCGGCGTAGATTCAACGCTAGCTTCTGCCGAAGTCTCACGTGCAAAGATCAGCCTCAACCAGGCCAGCGAAAATGTTAAAGAGCAAAACAACAAATTAACAGTACTGATGGGAATACCAGCAAAAAACCTGCAAATAGATACCTTGCTCGTCCAGAAAACACCAGTACAGCTAACTCCCCTTTCAGACAACTTGATTGAAAGTAATCCTATTCTGCAATTTTATAAAAGTAAAATTGAATTGGGTGAACAACAATTAAAATTATCAACCAAAGAATATCTTCCCACTGTAAGCGCCTTTGGTGTTTTTCAGACAAGAGGATCAGGTTTTAAGAGCGACTACATTACGGATCTACAAGCTTATAGCACAAATTATTGGCAAGGCGTTCGTCCCAGTAGGCAAAATTATCTCTTGGGATTGGGCATAAACTGGAATCTGACTTCTATTGCACGCATTAATAAAAAAATCAGTGCACAGCGCTTTACGAATGATGCCCTAAGAGAAGAATACCAAACCGCCGAAGCCCAATTGGCAGCACAGCTGGATGCTGCTGATGTTAAAATTCGATTGGCCCGAAAAAGTGATTTAGAAGCTCCCCGACAAGTGTCGGCAGCCCAGCAAGCTTACAATCAAAAAATGACGATGTATAAAAACGGCCTAGCTACGCTTGTCGACGTTACACAGACCCTTTATACACTCAATAGAGCCGAGACCGATCGTGAGATCGTCCACATCAACCTTTGGCAGTCGCTTTTATTAAAAGCCGCAGCTGCGGGAGATTTTGATATTTTCAACAAAGAACTATAA
- a CDS encoding efflux RND transporter permease subunit, whose translation MNLIRFALRKPISILVLVLGLIVFGIGAVRSIKVDILPKMNLPVIYIAHPFGGYSPDQMESYFAKNYVNILLFANGVKSIETKNIQGLTLMKVSYYEDTNMAQAAAELSALANRIQASFPPGSQPPFIIRFDASSLPVGQLVLSSNKRSNNELQDLANVYVRASFTSIPGLLSPPPFGGSPRTIEVNVDPDLMRSHNMTPDQVVEALRLNNQTAPAGNVRIQDKNYITPTNNTIKDVKDFEKIPLFKGGVQNLYLGDIATVKDGADVTAGYALVNGKRSVYVSIAKAGDASTWEVVQNLKAALPKIQENLPDDVKLSYEFDQSVYVINSVKSLITEGAIGAILTGLMVLLFLGDRRAALIVILTIPISVISGVLFLKLFGQTINLMSLSGLALAIGILVDESTVTIENIHQHLDMGKPKALAIWDACKEIALPKLLILLCILAVFAPAFTMTGIPGSLFLPLALSIGFSMIISFLLSQTFVPIMANWFMKDHAHKAPHATKSEGLNADEAQFAASGLTVESEQDTLNQKKLLVERDDFNNDGKISIFERFRNRFMKMIDRLFKRKKTITVIYLLGALSLVVILLSTIGQDVFPKVNSSQFQMRLRAAEGTRIERTEEKAKLALAELEKLVGKEHISISSVYIGQHPGQFSVSPIYLFMAGPHEAVFQIALKDYHHDMDSFRDEYRKRLKAAVPDVQVSFEPIELTDKVLSQGSPTPIEVRIAGKNKKNNEKYAGKLIEELKAIPYFRDVQLAQSIKYPSYDIKIDRIRAAQLGIDLSEVTRSLIASTSSSRYTEKNTWIDEKAGLSYNVQVQVPIDKMKDEKEIGEIPLLKNSARPILSDVATITPSFTYGENDNLGAMPYVSVTANIDHTDLKTASKDVKRSIKALGELPRGLSMEQIGLGKVLEETMSSLESGLAVAIIVIFLMLSANFQSFKVSMVVLTTVPAVVLGSLLLLLLTGSTLNLQSYMGIIMSVGVSIANAVLLITNAEHIRRHHGDALAAAREAASLRLRPIIMTSLAMIVGMLPMAIGHGEGGEQVSPLGRAVIGGLLFSTFAVLVILPLIFAWAQEKSSTQSISLDPEDKESKHYIAALKPLS comes from the coding sequence ATGAATTTAATACGTTTTGCCTTACGCAAACCGATATCCATCCTCGTACTCGTATTGGGACTTATTGTCTTTGGCATAGGTGCCGTTCGATCGATCAAGGTGGATATCCTGCCAAAAATGAACCTTCCGGTTATTTATATTGCCCATCCATTTGGTGGCTATTCGCCAGATCAAATGGAATCTTATTTTGCTAAAAACTACGTTAATATCCTTCTTTTTGCCAATGGGGTCAAATCTATTGAGACCAAGAATATTCAGGGTCTGACCTTAATGAAAGTATCGTATTACGAAGACACCAACATGGCACAGGCTGCAGCCGAACTAAGTGCCTTGGCCAATCGGATCCAAGCCTCATTTCCTCCTGGCTCACAACCGCCTTTCATTATTCGTTTTGATGCCTCGTCACTTCCTGTAGGTCAACTGGTATTGAGCAGTAACAAACGATCTAATAATGAACTGCAAGATCTGGCCAACGTCTATGTCCGGGCATCGTTTACGTCAATCCCCGGCTTATTGTCGCCCCCTCCTTTTGGAGGAAGTCCACGTACAATTGAGGTCAACGTTGACCCTGATTTGATGCGGAGCCACAATATGACGCCCGACCAAGTCGTAGAAGCGTTGAGACTAAACAATCAAACCGCCCCGGCAGGAAACGTGCGTATTCAGGATAAAAACTACATTACGCCGACCAATAATACCATTAAAGATGTCAAAGATTTTGAAAAAATCCCGCTTTTTAAAGGTGGGGTACAAAATCTTTACCTTGGAGATATCGCTACGGTAAAGGACGGAGCTGATGTTACTGCAGGCTACGCCTTGGTCAACGGCAAGCGCTCCGTATACGTCAGTATTGCCAAAGCTGGCGATGCCTCCACATGGGAAGTCGTCCAGAACTTAAAAGCAGCTTTACCAAAAATTCAGGAGAATTTGCCCGACGACGTCAAGTTATCGTATGAATTTGATCAATCCGTTTATGTCATCAATTCGGTAAAGAGTTTGATTACCGAAGGTGCCATCGGAGCTATCCTGACCGGACTTATGGTGCTCCTATTTTTAGGTGATCGAAGAGCCGCGCTGATCGTTATCCTGACCATACCGATATCCGTGATATCCGGAGTGCTCTTTCTGAAACTCTTCGGGCAGACCATCAACCTCATGTCCCTCAGCGGACTAGCCCTGGCTATTGGTATCTTGGTCGACGAAAGTACGGTAACGATCGAGAATATACACCAGCATCTGGATATGGGTAAACCCAAAGCCTTGGCTATCTGGGATGCCTGTAAGGAGATCGCCTTACCAAAATTATTGATCCTGCTCTGTATATTAGCCGTATTTGCACCTGCATTTACCATGACGGGAATTCCGGGCTCGCTATTTCTTCCCTTGGCCCTGTCCATTGGATTTTCGATGATCATATCCTTTCTTCTTTCGCAGACATTCGTTCCCATCATGGCAAACTGGTTTATGAAAGATCATGCCCATAAGGCTCCACATGCGACCAAATCCGAGGGTTTAAATGCAGATGAAGCCCAGTTTGCAGCATCTGGACTGACCGTAGAATCCGAACAGGATACCTTGAATCAGAAGAAACTATTGGTGGAACGTGACGACTTTAACAACGATGGAAAGATCAGTATTTTTGAACGGTTCAGAAACAGATTCATGAAAATGATCGATCGCTTGTTCAAAAGAAAGAAAACCATTACGGTGATCTATCTGCTTGGAGCGCTAAGTCTTGTTGTCATTTTACTTTCCACGATAGGCCAGGATGTATTTCCGAAAGTCAACTCCAGCCAGTTTCAAATGCGCCTTCGTGCCGCTGAAGGTACACGTATCGAACGCACCGAAGAAAAAGCAAAACTGGCGCTGGCCGAACTGGAAAAACTGGTTGGCAAAGAACATATCAGCATATCTTCTGTCTATATCGGTCAGCACCCGGGGCAGTTTTCAGTATCGCCGATCTATCTTTTCATGGCCGGTCCACATGAAGCTGTTTTCCAAATAGCACTGAAAGACTACCATCATGATATGGACAGTTTCCGTGATGAATACCGAAAACGCCTGAAAGCAGCAGTTCCCGATGTACAGGTATCCTTTGAACCGATCGAACTTACGGATAAAGTATTAAGCCAGGGGTCGCCTACCCCTATTGAAGTTCGGATAGCAGGAAAAAACAAAAAGAACAACGAAAAGTACGCCGGAAAATTGATCGAGGAACTAAAAGCCATCCCTTACTTTAGAGATGTACAATTAGCACAATCCATTAAATATCCTTCGTACGATATTAAAATAGATCGCATTAGAGCTGCACAATTGGGTATCGATCTCAGCGAAGTAACACGATCGCTCATCGCGTCCACCTCATCTTCGCGTTATACCGAAAAAAACACCTGGATCGATGAAAAAGCAGGACTCTCGTATAATGTCCAAGTTCAGGTTCCCATCGATAAAATGAAAGATGAGAAAGAAATCGGTGAAATCCCTTTATTGAAAAATTCGGCGCGGCCAATACTGAGCGACGTTGCAACCATCACACCGTCCTTCACTTATGGAGAAAATGACAATTTGGGCGCGATGCCCTATGTATCAGTTACAGCAAATATTGATCATACCGATTTGAAAACAGCCTCCAAAGATGTAAAACGTAGTATCAAAGCCCTTGGTGAACTCCCGCGTGGATTATCCATGGAGCAAATAGGCCTCGGAAAAGTATTGGAAGAAACCATGAGCAGCCTTGAATCTGGTTTGGCTGTAGCCATTATCGTTATATTCCTGATGCTATCAGCCAATTTCCAATCGTTCAAAGTTTCTATGGTTGTACTCACCACAGTTCCTGCGGTGGTGCTGGGGTCATTACTTCTATTGTTGTTAACCGGATCTACCCTCAACTTACAATCCTACATGGGGATTATCATGTCGGTGGGTGTATCCATTGCGAACGCTGTTCTACTCATCACCAATGCCGAACATATCCGTCGGCATCATGGAGATGCGCTGGCTGCAGCTCGTGAGGCAGCATCCTTACGGCTTAGACCCATTATCATGACCAGTTTGGCCATGATTGTAGGCATGCTCCCTATGGCCATTGGCCATGGCGAAGGTGGTGAACAAGTTTCACCACTCGGTAGAGCCGTCATTGGCGGATTACTATTTTCGACATTTGCCGTACTCGTCATCTTACCGCTCATATTTGCTTGGGCGCAAGAAAAAAGCAGTACACAATCGATCTCATTAGATCCTGAAGACAAAGAAAGTAAACACTATATTGCCGCATTAAAACCCTTATCGTAA
- a CDS encoding efflux RND transporter periplasmic adaptor subunit gives MKNNLFKILSIAGLIASLTGCHSAAEENVKKESPEAAAPAMETFVPSKQKLTNKMQIPGEITGFQQVEIYAKVSSYVKSLNVDIGSKVHAGQLLAVLEAPELSSQLSAAKSRLKSQEAVYMATKSTYDRLFETSKVEGTVARLDLEVAESKKNADFAQYQAAKSAYAEVQNLLNYLEIRAPFDGVIATRNVNQGAYVGPAGRGSEMPIMTIQQQRKLRLAVAVPEQYSGFLAENQPLQFTVKSLPGQTFSGKIARKSGALDSRLRSERVEIDINNTDNKLLPGMVAEVELPLTSQDSTFVVPKSAVFTSGEGSFVIAVVAGKTQRIPVQKGRSIDGQIEIFGDVKQDTKLVSKADEEIIDGTSVN, from the coding sequence ATGAAAAATAATTTGTTCAAAATATTATCTATCGCCGGCCTGATCGCATCCTTAACAGGATGCCATTCGGCAGCCGAGGAAAATGTCAAAAAAGAAAGTCCCGAAGCTGCAGCTCCGGCAATGGAGACATTTGTACCTTCCAAACAGAAATTAACCAATAAAATGCAGATCCCTGGGGAAATCACGGGATTCCAGCAGGTCGAAATTTACGCCAAGGTCAGCAGCTATGTCAAAAGCCTCAATGTGGACATCGGCAGTAAAGTGCATGCAGGCCAGTTGTTGGCTGTCTTGGAAGCTCCCGAATTGAGTTCACAGCTATCTGCTGCAAAATCGCGGCTCAAATCGCAAGAAGCAGTTTATATGGCTACAAAGAGCACTTACGATAGACTCTTCGAAACCAGCAAGGTGGAAGGAACTGTGGCTAGACTCGATCTTGAGGTTGCTGAGTCAAAAAAGAATGCTGATTTTGCCCAGTACCAAGCCGCTAAATCAGCCTATGCAGAAGTACAAAACCTCTTGAATTATTTGGAAATCAGAGCACCCTTCGACGGTGTCATCGCAACAAGAAATGTCAATCAAGGCGCCTATGTTGGTCCAGCTGGCCGTGGTTCGGAAATGCCCATCATGACCATTCAACAACAACGTAAACTCCGGTTAGCCGTTGCTGTTCCAGAACAATATTCGGGTTTTCTAGCTGAAAACCAGCCCTTGCAATTTACCGTCAAATCATTGCCTGGACAAACCTTCTCCGGTAAGATCGCACGCAAATCGGGTGCCTTGGACAGTAGATTAAGATCCGAACGGGTAGAAATTGATATTAACAATACCGACAACAAGCTATTGCCCGGCATGGTTGCAGAGGTCGAATTACCTTTAACATCGCAAGACAGTACTTTCGTTGTGCCAAAATCAGCGGTATTTACTTCGGGCGAAGGAAGTTTTGTGATTGCTGTCGTTGCTGGCAAAACCCAACGTATCCCTGTACAGAAAGGACGCAGCATCGATGGTCAGATCGAAATATTTGGTGACGTAAAACAAGATACTAAATTGGTCAGCAAAGCGGATGAAGAGATTATAGACGGAACCTCAGTCAACTAG
- a CDS encoding linear amide C-N hydrolase, translating into MKYLAQFMLIVFLFVANEGRSCTRVVYKGPNQTVITARSMDWRDDIAANLWVFPRGVARSGEVGPQSLQWTSQYGSVVSSAWDIATVDGLNEKGLVANVLWLVESTYPKFDPAGPKKGLAISAWAQYVLDNFATVNEAVSALKDEPFVIVSDYIPGTTKFTTVHLSLSDATGDNAIFEYINGKLVIHHDAAYTVMTNSPVFEDQLALNRYWQGIPGTIMLPGTNRAADRFVRASYYINAIPQTDDLRLSVASVFSVIRNCSVPFGISSETEPNISSTRWRSVADQKNKVYYFENVLVPGTLWVDLAKFDLKKGAPTMKLDMKQGMAINGISNTLFKAAQPFKFMGI; encoded by the coding sequence ATGAAGTATCTTGCACAATTTATGTTGATCGTCTTTCTTTTTGTTGCTAACGAAGGTCGATCCTGTACACGCGTTGTTTATAAAGGACCTAATCAGACCGTTATCACAGCTAGAAGTATGGACTGGAGAGACGATATCGCGGCCAATTTATGGGTATTTCCGCGCGGCGTAGCAAGAAGCGGGGAGGTAGGGCCGCAGTCATTGCAGTGGACTTCACAATATGGTAGTGTTGTTTCCAGTGCGTGGGACATTGCTACGGTCGATGGTTTAAATGAAAAGGGATTAGTGGCCAATGTACTCTGGCTTGTCGAATCTACTTATCCTAAATTTGATCCAGCAGGACCAAAAAAAGGTCTTGCAATCTCGGCTTGGGCCCAATATGTTTTGGATAATTTTGCGACCGTCAATGAAGCCGTATCTGCCTTAAAGGATGAACCATTTGTGATTGTAAGTGATTATATCCCGGGCACTACCAAATTTACGACGGTGCATTTATCGCTTTCAGATGCCACAGGCGATAACGCTATATTTGAATACATCAACGGGAAATTGGTTATTCATCACGATGCGGCTTATACCGTCATGACAAATTCTCCTGTCTTCGAAGATCAACTTGCGCTAAACAGGTATTGGCAAGGAATTCCGGGAACTATTATGCTTCCGGGAACAAACCGCGCTGCTGATCGTTTTGTGAGGGCTTCTTATTACATTAATGCGATTCCGCAGACCGATGATTTGCGGCTTTCTGTTGCGAGCGTTTTCAGTGTGATCAGAAACTGTTCCGTTCCATTTGGAATAAGTTCCGAAACGGAGCCCAATATTTCCTCTACGCGGTGGCGATCTGTAGCTGATCAGAAGAATAAAGTCTATTATTTTGAGAATGTATTGGTTCCGGGAACGTTGTGGGTGGATCTGGCTAAATTTGATTTAAAGAAAGGTGCTCCAACGATGAAGTTGGATATGAAGCAAGGGATGGCAATAAATGGCATTTCAAATACGCTGTTTAAGGCTGCCCAACCCTTTAAATTTATGGGTATTTAA
- a CDS encoding methyltransferase domain-containing protein — protein sequence MKEKFIDRKDQQANKIFERRTLSSDYRTIIPLLSPGMEILDVGCGTGTLTNEVATYIGDGTIIGLDNTQSFIDSGNELYGNTKNLNLVCSNIFDYQPQHPFDLIITARTMQWLSDIPRALGLFKSWLKPGGQISILDYNHTAIEWTPAPPESMRTFYRTFLQWRADAGMNNRVADEVAALLQEAGFHSVQVINADQTYKKGEANFDTNLAIWNKVAQSRQMVTEGYISDELRLQAIAEYSQWIETEATSMTLKMNDVRAKV from the coding sequence ATGAAAGAGAAATTTATCGACAGAAAGGATCAACAAGCAAATAAGATATTTGAAAGAAGAACACTTTCCTCCGATTACAGAACGATTATTCCCTTACTGTCTCCTGGCATGGAAATCTTGGATGTGGGCTGTGGTACCGGAACACTCACGAATGAGGTCGCGACTTATATCGGTGACGGAACCATAATCGGGCTCGATAATACACAGTCCTTTATAGATAGTGGCAATGAACTATACGGCAACACCAAAAATCTGAACTTGGTCTGCAGCAATATTTTTGATTATCAACCTCAACATCCGTTCGACCTGATTATAACGGCGCGCACCATGCAATGGTTAAGTGATATTCCCAGAGCATTAGGCTTATTTAAATCCTGGTTAAAACCTGGCGGACAAATCTCTATTTTAGACTACAATCATACCGCCATTGAATGGACCCCCGCTCCGCCAGAAAGCATGCGCACATTTTACCGCACTTTCCTGCAATGGAGAGCAGATGCAGGGATGAACAATCGTGTTGCTGATGAGGTCGCGGCATTGCTCCAGGAAGCAGGTTTCCATTCGGTTCAGGTTATCAATGCCGATCAGACCTACAAAAAAGGAGAAGCTAACTTTGATACCAATCTGGCCATCTGGAACAAAGTCGCCCAGTCGCGACAAATGGTTACGGAAGGGTATATCTCGGACGAACTTCGCTTACAGGCTATCGCAGAATACAGCCAATGGATCGAAACAGAAGCGACAAGCATGACACTTAAAATGAACGATGTACGGGCTAAAGTATAA
- a CDS encoding alpha/beta fold hydrolase: MYGLKYNLLLSVFLLLTLPGLAVKAQLRDTMINVGNHNLHFTLMEGKGIPIVFESGAGNDASVWRKLLEPLSSKLGAPLITYDRAGFGKSEIDTVNISLTNEVKDLKTALQQLGYRDRYFFVAHSFGGNYTMKFITTHPGQVVGTVMIDIVSPYLMTMERSKSLKSEYASELDHIKKESLGFYHLVLNYEASTAVLHEVAGKINVPMTVIGSGKSPFEEPDRSLFIAALKKFADQKNNRRYLLAQNAEHHVFYDEPDLVIDEIVKLYQKTAFE, translated from the coding sequence ATGTACGGGCTAAAGTATAATCTCCTTTTATCCGTTTTCCTCCTACTGACACTCCCCGGGCTGGCCGTAAAAGCACAGCTCAGGGATACCATGATCAATGTAGGTAACCACAACCTTCATTTCACTTTAATGGAAGGAAAAGGTATCCCCATTGTCTTTGAATCTGGAGCGGGAAATGATGCTTCCGTTTGGAGAAAGCTATTGGAACCCCTGTCCAGCAAATTGGGCGCACCATTAATTACTTATGACCGGGCGGGCTTTGGGAAAAGTGAAATAGACACCGTTAACATTAGCTTGACAAATGAAGTAAAGGATCTTAAAACTGCCTTGCAGCAATTGGGCTATCGTGATCGGTACTTTTTTGTTGCCCATTCCTTCGGTGGTAACTATACGATGAAATTTATAACGACCCATCCTGGTCAGGTTGTTGGCACAGTAATGATCGATATTGTCTCCCCTTATCTCATGACCATGGAGCGATCCAAATCATTGAAGAGCGAATATGCCAGTGAGCTTGATCACATCAAAAAAGAAAGCCTAGGGTTCTATCACCTCGTTTTAAACTACGAAGCGTCAACGGCTGTTTTACATGAGGTTGCAGGAAAAATCAATGTCCCTATGACTGTCATTGGCTCAGGAAAATCACCTTTTGAAGAACCCGATCGCAGTTTATTTATTGCTGCCCTTAAAAAATTTGCAGATCAAAAAAACAATAGACGTTATCTTTTGGCTCAAAATGCGGAGCATCATGTCTTTTATGACGAACCGGATTTAGTTATTGATGAAATCGTCAAACTATATCAAAAAACCGCATTCGAGTAA